One Sander vitreus isolate 19-12246 chromosome 23, sanVit1, whole genome shotgun sequence DNA window includes the following coding sequences:
- the scaf11 gene encoding uncharacterized protein scaf11 isoform X3 — protein sequence MLQMAPSCPVDRRPFTNVYRWDGNLSCVQVPVRKRATQPEAESCCCRTPEQKVCLKSKPARRLRRQKVERMADAKTKGLVRKCNDDDPSSLSRKKVRGTECCTWSPSPCVSLTTSSQDIAEPVWLAEDIPYDTGFKQCKPQAQDCPWLSPAAPIPATGTSRQNFHPTGWNHSPSPSPFTSTSLFGPGHFVFQGVVCAITCPKGGEKRGGRASTSKAPPKEAKSLPSRRSGRNSKSQEEAPVSDPSSPPQSNSSDGDSSTGRSAKPGRTSQAPAKRKGKQVTNRKASGKRKATTRRKKSPEVVSSPAASEEEEEGDGCDNMTTKVEEGDKSDQEQDLKPSEQQPSDAEGSLNEDQDGFNSADERGGAEPSSNDVGQDSDETQEQFNQHQLKPGKGDDDMSCPSDSAPYSPGSCSDGDQSKREEEEPASPISSGGKDSEDRASPSPSDSENALQVHDAMSPQRDEQPEQDEDMELCAESEEANNEASPKEAMAESCEDSPQPASPSAGESEDDSAVPDSKASEDADVKPAGSEEPPVVDSPGEGTKEDSPSKDDTKVIPMDCSSPTSDHGSSPILELPKESAASAAAEPPAAVGRVTKDENYKEQPERERSQERKNGRQRRSRFHSPTSKWSPKRESKREPSRRSRSRSREPSRRSRSREPSRRSRSRSREPSRRSRSRERDGSPPSSRSSRARSRERDRERDGERDHSKRERSRERRRRRSKSRSKSKSRSRSRSRTRSYRRGPSPDRPASREQSPQRKERRGGWRSGQGSGSGGEGQRHHGGAGRFENGGPTESSPERQAWSENPDWVTEKTREVGASSRWEDRNSGGNRGESRGRGGFERGRGAGRGGAGGNRSFFNQQEETADSRWQPRNNFSGTGNVSGNDAYSRFNENRGGGRRKESDPGDYDRSGWSSASSWAVRRTLPADVQDYYSKRERGGPGGWSRQEEEQPGAAAASDPPKSEPPPQAVPGNAPVPVMNVIPAQLNVLHHHYPMQGPRGALPVSLQPAAPYAMPPQVPVHLHPAVPLLQVPAVGAQGLPPPPPPPPPMHQGSLTAAAQPDGYTTQMASTMMGYGKPGLLPTPTKAGVAVATHGQSAPSQVLPSSTTQPGQHYKAQADSSKKEKKQQIQEKAVNEVKNAIKPYYQKKEITKDEYKEIVRKAVEKVCHSKSGEVNSSKVANLVKAYVDKYKHARKK from the exons ATG TTGCAGATGGCCCCCTCCTGCCCGGTGGACAGAAGACCTTTCACTAATGTTTACAGATGGGACGGGAATCTCAGCTGTGTGCAG GTTCCTGTGAGGAAACGAGCGACTCAACCTGAAGCCGAGAGTTGCTGCTGTAGAACCCCCGAACAAAAAGTCTGTCTAAA aagtAAGCCTGCAAGAAGACTGAGACGGCAAAAGGTGGAGAGGATGGCAGACGCAAAAACAAAAGGACTTGTGAGGAAAT GTAACGATGACGACCCCTCCTCACTGAGCCGAAAAAAG GTGAGAGGAACGGAGTGCTGTACGTGGTCACCGTCTCCCTGTGTCTCATTAACGACTTCATCTCAGGACAT TGCAGAGCCTGTGTGGCTGGCAGAGGACATACCATATGACACCGGGTTCAAACAGTGTAAACCCCAGGCGCAAGACTGTCCGTGGCTTTCTCCCGCTGCTCCCATCCCTGCTACCGGCACCTCAAG GCAGAATTTCCATCCCACTGGTTGGAACCACAGCCCATCTCCATCTCCCTTTACCTCCACTTCACTGTTTGGCCCCGGTCATTTCG TGTTTCAGGGCGTTGTCTGCGCCATCACGTGTCCCAAAGGTGGAGAGAAAAGAGGCGGCCGAGCTTCCACCTCCAAAGCTCCCCCCAAAGAGGCCAAGTCTCTACCGTCCAGGCGATCTGGACGCAACAGTAAAAGCCAGGAAGAGGCTCCCGTCTCCGACCCGTCGTCCCCGCCGCAGTCCAACTCATCGGACGGCGACTCGTCCACCGGCCGGTCCGCCAAGCCGGGCAGGACTTCACAGGCGCCGGCCAAGAGGAAGGGCAAACAGGTAACAAACCGAAAGGCCAGTGGAAAACGGAAAGCCACAACAAGGAGAAAAAAGTCCCCCGAAGTCGTAAGCAGCCCGGCAGCAagcgaggaggaggaagagggtgaTGGATGTGACAACATGACGACGAAGGTGGAGGAAGGGGACAAATCTGATCAGGAACAAGATTTGAAACCCTCAGAGCAGCAGCCGTCTGATGCAGAAGGGAGCCTCAATGAAGACCAGGACGGGTTCAACTCTGCCGATGAGAGAGGAGGCGCCGAGCCCTCGAGTAACGACGTGGGACAGGACAGCGACGAGACTCAGGAACAATTCAACCAACACCAACTGAAACCAGGTAAGGGGGACGATGACATGTCTTGTCCCTCGGACTCGGCTCCTTACAGCCCCGGCTCATGCTCTGACGGAGACCAGAgcaagagggaggaggaagagccGGCAAGCCCCATCTCCTCTGGAGGAAAGGACTCTGAGGACAGGGCTTCACCGTCCCCCTCGGACTCTGAGAACGCTCTGCAGGTCCACGATGCGATGTCTCCACAACGTGACGAGCAGCCCGAGCAGGATGAGGACATGGAGCTTTGTGCAGAGTCCGAAGAAGCCAACAATGAAGCGTCTCCAAAGGAAGCGATGGCTGAATCATGTGAGGATTCCCCACAACCAGCTTCCCCCTCTGCCGGAGAGTCGGAGGATGATTCGGCCGTCCCAGACTCCAAAGCCTCCGAGGACGCTGACGTAAAACCTGCTGGATCAGAAGAGCCACCCGTAGTGGACAGCCCTGGGGAAGGAACCAAGGAGGACAGTCCATCCAAGGATGACACCAAAGTCATCCCCATGGACTGCAGTTCACCCACGAGCGACCATGGCAGCAGTCCCATTTTGGAACTCCCGAAGGAGAGCGCTGCCTCCGCCGCTGCAGAACCTCCTGCGGCTGTAGGCCGAGTCACCAAAGACGAAAACTACAAGGAGCAACCGGAAAGAGAAAGGAGCCAAGAGAGGAAGAATGGCAGGCAGCGGCGCTCTCGCTTCCACTCCCCAACCTCCAAGTGGTCACCCAAGAGGGAGTCCAAGCGAGAACCATCCAGGCGCTCACGCTCACGGTCCAGAGAACCATCCAGGCGCTCACGGTCCAGAGAACCATCCAGGCGCTCACGCTCACGGTCCAGAGAACCATCCAGGCGCTCCCGGTCCAGAGAACGTGACGGCAGCCCGCCCTCGAGCCGCTCGTCCCGTGCCCgcagcagagaaagagacagggaaCGGGATGGCGAGAGAGACCATTCTAAGAGGGAACGTAGTcgcgagaggaggagaaggcgaTCCAAGAGTCGCTCAAAGTCCAAGTCTCGGTCTAGATCACGATCCAGAACGAGATCCTACAGACGAGGGCCCAGCCCCGATCGGCCAGCTTCCAGAGAGCAGTCTCCCCAGAGGAAGGAGCGACGCGGCGGCTGGAGGTCTGGGCAGGGCAGTGGGTCTGGTGGCGAGGGACAGAGGCATCACGGAGGCGCTGGGCGCTTTGAAAACGGTGGGCCCACAGAAAGTTCCCCTGAACGCCAAGCCTGGTCAGAAAATCCCGACTGGGTTACCGAAAAGACTCGTGAGGTCGGCGCCAGCTCACGCTGGGAAGACCGCAACAGTGGCGGGAACAGAGGAGAGTCACGGGGCCGCGGAGGGTTTGAACGCGGCCGGGGCGCAGGGCGGGGCGGCGCCGGCGGCAACCGTAGCTTTTTCAACCAGCAGGAGGAAACGGCTGACAGCCGCTGGCAGCCCCGAAACAACTTCTCAGGTACAGGCAACGTTTCAGGGAATGACGCGTACAGCCGCTTCAACGAGAACCGGGGCGGTGGCCGGAGGAAAGAGTCGGACCCAGGAGACTACGACCGGTCAGGCTGGTCATCGGCATCCAGCTGGGCTGTCAGGAGGACACTTCCCGCGGACGTTCAGGATTATTACtccaagagggagagaggaggaccAGGAGGCTGGAGCcgacaggaggaggagcagcctggggcagcagcagcatcag ATCCCCCTAAAAGCGAGCCTCCTCCCCAGGCGGTCCCAGGCAACGCTCCGGTGCCTGTGATGAACGTGATTCCCGCTCAGCTGAATGTTCTTCACCATCACTACCCCATGCAGGGCCCGCGAGGAGCCCTGCCGGtcagcctgcagcctgcagcgcCGTACGCCATGCCCCCTCAGGTCCCTGTGCACCTCCACCCCGCCGTACCACTGCTTCAGGTCCCGGCTGTTGGTGCTCAGGGCCTCccgccccctccccccccacctccacccATGCATCAAGGAAGCCTGACAGCAGCAGCTCAGCCTGATGGCTACACCACACAG ATGGCAAGTACAATGATGGGTTATGGGAAACCTGGCCTTCTTCCCACCCCGACCAAAGCTGGTGTTGCTGTGGCGACCCATGGCCAGTCGGCGCCCAGCCAGGTGCTACCATCCTCTACAACTCAGCCTGGCCAGCATTACAAGGCTCAAGCTGACAgctccaaaaaagaaaag AAACAACAGATCCAAGAGAAAGCTGTAAACGAAGTGAAGAATGCCATCAAACCCTATTACCAAAAGAAGGAAATCACAAAGGACGAGTACAAGGAGATTGTCCGCAAAGCGGTAGAAAAG GTGTGTCATAGCAAGAGTGGTGAGGTGAACTCCAGTAAGGTGGCCAACCTGGTGAAGGCCTACGTGGACAAATACAAGCACGCCCGCAAGAAGTGA
- the scaf11 gene encoding uncharacterized protein scaf11 isoform X2, with product MTGAGSGGQGPPDGTDAEEAERCPICLGVLAGGELAMPDSCCHVFCLRCLLTWAELQMAPSCPVDRRPFTNVYRWDGNLSCVQVPVRKRATQPEAESCCCRTPEQKVCLKSKPARRLRRQKVERMADAKTKGLVRKCNDDDPSSLSRKKVRGTECCTWSPSPCVSLTTSSQDIAEPVWLAEDIPYDTGFKQCKPQAQDCPWLSPAAPIPATGTSRQNFHPTGWNHSPSPSPFTSTSLFGPGHFVFQGVVCAITCPKGGEKRGGRASTSKAPPKEAKSLPSRRSGRNSKSQEEAPVSDPSSPPQSNSSDGDSSTGRSAKPGRTSQAPAKRKGKQVTNRKASGKRKATTRRKKSPEVVSSPAASEEEEEGDGCDNMTTKVEEGDKSDQEQDLKPSEQQPSDAEGSLNEDQDGFNSADERGGAEPSSNDVGQDSDETQEQFNQHQLKPGKGDDDMSCPSDSAPYSPGSCSDGDQSKREEEEPASPISSGGKDSEDRASPSPSDSENALQVHDAMSPQRDEQPEQDEDMELCAESEEANNEASPKEAMAESCEDSPQPASPSAGESEDDSAVPDSKASEDADVKPAGSEEPPVVDSPGEGTKEDSPSKDDTKVIPMDCSSPTSDHGSSPILELPKESAASAAAEPPAAVGRVTKDENYKEQPERERSQERKNGRQRRSRFHSPTSKWSPKRESKREPSRRSRSRSREPSRRSRSREPSRRSRSRSREPSRRSRSRERDGSPPSSRSSRARSRERDRERDGERDHSKRERSRERRRRRSKSRSKSKSRSRSRSRTRSYRRGPSPDRPASREQSPQRKERRGGWRSGQGSGSGGEGQRHHGGAGRFENGGPTESSPERQAWSENPDWVTEKTREVGASSRWEDRNSGGNRGESRGRGGFERGRGAGRGGAGGNRSFFNQQEETADSRWQPRNNFSGTGNVSGNDAYSRFNENRGGGRRKESDPGDYDRSGWSSASSWAVRRTLPADVQDYYSKRERGGPGGWSRQEEEQPGAAAASDPPKSEPPPQAVPGNAPVPVMNVIPAQLNVLHHHYPMQGPRGALPVSLQPAAPYAMPPQVPVHLHPAVPLLQVPAVGAQGLPPPPPPPPPMHQGSLTAAAQPDGYTTQMASTMMGYGKPGLLPTPTKAGVAVATHGQSAPSQVLPSSTTQPGQHYKAQADSSKKEKIQEKAVNEVKNAIKPYYQKKEITKDEYKEIVRKAVEKVCHSKSGEVNSSKVANLVKAYVDKYKHARKK from the exons ATGACTGGAGCTGGAAGTG GCGGCCAGGGCCCGCCTGATGGGACCGATGCCGAGGAGGCGGAGAGGTGTCCTATCTGCCTGGGCGTCCTGGCTGGAGGCGAGCTCGCCATGCCCGACAGCTGCTGCCACGTCTTCTGCCTCAGATGTCTCCTCACGTGGGCAGAG TTGCAGATGGCCCCCTCCTGCCCGGTGGACAGAAGACCTTTCACTAATGTTTACAGATGGGACGGGAATCTCAGCTGTGTGCAG GTTCCTGTGAGGAAACGAGCGACTCAACCTGAAGCCGAGAGTTGCTGCTGTAGAACCCCCGAACAAAAAGTCTGTCTAAA aagtAAGCCTGCAAGAAGACTGAGACGGCAAAAGGTGGAGAGGATGGCAGACGCAAAAACAAAAGGACTTGTGAGGAAAT GTAACGATGACGACCCCTCCTCACTGAGCCGAAAAAAG GTGAGAGGAACGGAGTGCTGTACGTGGTCACCGTCTCCCTGTGTCTCATTAACGACTTCATCTCAGGACAT TGCAGAGCCTGTGTGGCTGGCAGAGGACATACCATATGACACCGGGTTCAAACAGTGTAAACCCCAGGCGCAAGACTGTCCGTGGCTTTCTCCCGCTGCTCCCATCCCTGCTACCGGCACCTCAAG GCAGAATTTCCATCCCACTGGTTGGAACCACAGCCCATCTCCATCTCCCTTTACCTCCACTTCACTGTTTGGCCCCGGTCATTTCG TGTTTCAGGGCGTTGTCTGCGCCATCACGTGTCCCAAAGGTGGAGAGAAAAGAGGCGGCCGAGCTTCCACCTCCAAAGCTCCCCCCAAAGAGGCCAAGTCTCTACCGTCCAGGCGATCTGGACGCAACAGTAAAAGCCAGGAAGAGGCTCCCGTCTCCGACCCGTCGTCCCCGCCGCAGTCCAACTCATCGGACGGCGACTCGTCCACCGGCCGGTCCGCCAAGCCGGGCAGGACTTCACAGGCGCCGGCCAAGAGGAAGGGCAAACAGGTAACAAACCGAAAGGCCAGTGGAAAACGGAAAGCCACAACAAGGAGAAAAAAGTCCCCCGAAGTCGTAAGCAGCCCGGCAGCAagcgaggaggaggaagagggtgaTGGATGTGACAACATGACGACGAAGGTGGAGGAAGGGGACAAATCTGATCAGGAACAAGATTTGAAACCCTCAGAGCAGCAGCCGTCTGATGCAGAAGGGAGCCTCAATGAAGACCAGGACGGGTTCAACTCTGCCGATGAGAGAGGAGGCGCCGAGCCCTCGAGTAACGACGTGGGACAGGACAGCGACGAGACTCAGGAACAATTCAACCAACACCAACTGAAACCAGGTAAGGGGGACGATGACATGTCTTGTCCCTCGGACTCGGCTCCTTACAGCCCCGGCTCATGCTCTGACGGAGACCAGAgcaagagggaggaggaagagccGGCAAGCCCCATCTCCTCTGGAGGAAAGGACTCTGAGGACAGGGCTTCACCGTCCCCCTCGGACTCTGAGAACGCTCTGCAGGTCCACGATGCGATGTCTCCACAACGTGACGAGCAGCCCGAGCAGGATGAGGACATGGAGCTTTGTGCAGAGTCCGAAGAAGCCAACAATGAAGCGTCTCCAAAGGAAGCGATGGCTGAATCATGTGAGGATTCCCCACAACCAGCTTCCCCCTCTGCCGGAGAGTCGGAGGATGATTCGGCCGTCCCAGACTCCAAAGCCTCCGAGGACGCTGACGTAAAACCTGCTGGATCAGAAGAGCCACCCGTAGTGGACAGCCCTGGGGAAGGAACCAAGGAGGACAGTCCATCCAAGGATGACACCAAAGTCATCCCCATGGACTGCAGTTCACCCACGAGCGACCATGGCAGCAGTCCCATTTTGGAACTCCCGAAGGAGAGCGCTGCCTCCGCCGCTGCAGAACCTCCTGCGGCTGTAGGCCGAGTCACCAAAGACGAAAACTACAAGGAGCAACCGGAAAGAGAAAGGAGCCAAGAGAGGAAGAATGGCAGGCAGCGGCGCTCTCGCTTCCACTCCCCAACCTCCAAGTGGTCACCCAAGAGGGAGTCCAAGCGAGAACCATCCAGGCGCTCACGCTCACGGTCCAGAGAACCATCCAGGCGCTCACGGTCCAGAGAACCATCCAGGCGCTCACGCTCACGGTCCAGAGAACCATCCAGGCGCTCCCGGTCCAGAGAACGTGACGGCAGCCCGCCCTCGAGCCGCTCGTCCCGTGCCCgcagcagagaaagagacagggaaCGGGATGGCGAGAGAGACCATTCTAAGAGGGAACGTAGTcgcgagaggaggagaaggcgaTCCAAGAGTCGCTCAAAGTCCAAGTCTCGGTCTAGATCACGATCCAGAACGAGATCCTACAGACGAGGGCCCAGCCCCGATCGGCCAGCTTCCAGAGAGCAGTCTCCCCAGAGGAAGGAGCGACGCGGCGGCTGGAGGTCTGGGCAGGGCAGTGGGTCTGGTGGCGAGGGACAGAGGCATCACGGAGGCGCTGGGCGCTTTGAAAACGGTGGGCCCACAGAAAGTTCCCCTGAACGCCAAGCCTGGTCAGAAAATCCCGACTGGGTTACCGAAAAGACTCGTGAGGTCGGCGCCAGCTCACGCTGGGAAGACCGCAACAGTGGCGGGAACAGAGGAGAGTCACGGGGCCGCGGAGGGTTTGAACGCGGCCGGGGCGCAGGGCGGGGCGGCGCCGGCGGCAACCGTAGCTTTTTCAACCAGCAGGAGGAAACGGCTGACAGCCGCTGGCAGCCCCGAAACAACTTCTCAGGTACAGGCAACGTTTCAGGGAATGACGCGTACAGCCGCTTCAACGAGAACCGGGGCGGTGGCCGGAGGAAAGAGTCGGACCCAGGAGACTACGACCGGTCAGGCTGGTCATCGGCATCCAGCTGGGCTGTCAGGAGGACACTTCCCGCGGACGTTCAGGATTATTACtccaagagggagagaggaggaccAGGAGGCTGGAGCcgacaggaggaggagcagcctggggcagcagcagcatcag ATCCCCCTAAAAGCGAGCCTCCTCCCCAGGCGGTCCCAGGCAACGCTCCGGTGCCTGTGATGAACGTGATTCCCGCTCAGCTGAATGTTCTTCACCATCACTACCCCATGCAGGGCCCGCGAGGAGCCCTGCCGGtcagcctgcagcctgcagcgcCGTACGCCATGCCCCCTCAGGTCCCTGTGCACCTCCACCCCGCCGTACCACTGCTTCAGGTCCCGGCTGTTGGTGCTCAGGGCCTCccgccccctccccccccacctccacccATGCATCAAGGAAGCCTGACAGCAGCAGCTCAGCCTGATGGCTACACCACACAG ATGGCAAGTACAATGATGGGTTATGGGAAACCTGGCCTTCTTCCCACCCCGACCAAAGCTGGTGTTGCTGTGGCGACCCATGGCCAGTCGGCGCCCAGCCAGGTGCTACCATCCTCTACAACTCAGCCTGGCCAGCATTACAAGGCTCAAGCTGACAgctccaaaaaagaaaag ATCCAAGAGAAAGCTGTAAACGAAGTGAAGAATGCCATCAAACCCTATTACCAAAAGAAGGAAATCACAAAGGACGAGTACAAGGAGATTGTCCGCAAAGCGGTAGAAAAG GTGTGTCATAGCAAGAGTGGTGAGGTGAACTCCAGTAAGGTGGCCAACCTGGTGAAGGCCTACGTGGACAAATACAAGCACGCCCGCAAGAAGTGA
- the scaf11 gene encoding uncharacterized protein scaf11 isoform X1 — protein MTGAGSGGQGPPDGTDAEEAERCPICLGVLAGGELAMPDSCCHVFCLRCLLTWAELQMAPSCPVDRRPFTNVYRWDGNLSCVQVPVRKRATQPEAESCCCRTPEQKVCLKSKPARRLRRQKVERMADAKTKGLVRKCNDDDPSSLSRKKVRGTECCTWSPSPCVSLTTSSQDIAEPVWLAEDIPYDTGFKQCKPQAQDCPWLSPAAPIPATGTSRQNFHPTGWNHSPSPSPFTSTSLFGPGHFVFQGVVCAITCPKGGEKRGGRASTSKAPPKEAKSLPSRRSGRNSKSQEEAPVSDPSSPPQSNSSDGDSSTGRSAKPGRTSQAPAKRKGKQVTNRKASGKRKATTRRKKSPEVVSSPAASEEEEEGDGCDNMTTKVEEGDKSDQEQDLKPSEQQPSDAEGSLNEDQDGFNSADERGGAEPSSNDVGQDSDETQEQFNQHQLKPGKGDDDMSCPSDSAPYSPGSCSDGDQSKREEEEPASPISSGGKDSEDRASPSPSDSENALQVHDAMSPQRDEQPEQDEDMELCAESEEANNEASPKEAMAESCEDSPQPASPSAGESEDDSAVPDSKASEDADVKPAGSEEPPVVDSPGEGTKEDSPSKDDTKVIPMDCSSPTSDHGSSPILELPKESAASAAAEPPAAVGRVTKDENYKEQPERERSQERKNGRQRRSRFHSPTSKWSPKRESKREPSRRSRSRSREPSRRSRSREPSRRSRSRSREPSRRSRSRERDGSPPSSRSSRARSRERDRERDGERDHSKRERSRERRRRRSKSRSKSKSRSRSRSRTRSYRRGPSPDRPASREQSPQRKERRGGWRSGQGSGSGGEGQRHHGGAGRFENGGPTESSPERQAWSENPDWVTEKTREVGASSRWEDRNSGGNRGESRGRGGFERGRGAGRGGAGGNRSFFNQQEETADSRWQPRNNFSGTGNVSGNDAYSRFNENRGGGRRKESDPGDYDRSGWSSASSWAVRRTLPADVQDYYSKRERGGPGGWSRQEEEQPGAAAASDPPKSEPPPQAVPGNAPVPVMNVIPAQLNVLHHHYPMQGPRGALPVSLQPAAPYAMPPQVPVHLHPAVPLLQVPAVGAQGLPPPPPPPPPMHQGSLTAAAQPDGYTTQMASTMMGYGKPGLLPTPTKAGVAVATHGQSAPSQVLPSSTTQPGQHYKAQADSSKKEKKQQIQEKAVNEVKNAIKPYYQKKEITKDEYKEIVRKAVEKVCHSKSGEVNSSKVANLVKAYVDKYKHARKK, from the exons ATGACTGGAGCTGGAAGTG GCGGCCAGGGCCCGCCTGATGGGACCGATGCCGAGGAGGCGGAGAGGTGTCCTATCTGCCTGGGCGTCCTGGCTGGAGGCGAGCTCGCCATGCCCGACAGCTGCTGCCACGTCTTCTGCCTCAGATGTCTCCTCACGTGGGCAGAG TTGCAGATGGCCCCCTCCTGCCCGGTGGACAGAAGACCTTTCACTAATGTTTACAGATGGGACGGGAATCTCAGCTGTGTGCAG GTTCCTGTGAGGAAACGAGCGACTCAACCTGAAGCCGAGAGTTGCTGCTGTAGAACCCCCGAACAAAAAGTCTGTCTAAA aagtAAGCCTGCAAGAAGACTGAGACGGCAAAAGGTGGAGAGGATGGCAGACGCAAAAACAAAAGGACTTGTGAGGAAAT GTAACGATGACGACCCCTCCTCACTGAGCCGAAAAAAG GTGAGAGGAACGGAGTGCTGTACGTGGTCACCGTCTCCCTGTGTCTCATTAACGACTTCATCTCAGGACAT TGCAGAGCCTGTGTGGCTGGCAGAGGACATACCATATGACACCGGGTTCAAACAGTGTAAACCCCAGGCGCAAGACTGTCCGTGGCTTTCTCCCGCTGCTCCCATCCCTGCTACCGGCACCTCAAG GCAGAATTTCCATCCCACTGGTTGGAACCACAGCCCATCTCCATCTCCCTTTACCTCCACTTCACTGTTTGGCCCCGGTCATTTCG TGTTTCAGGGCGTTGTCTGCGCCATCACGTGTCCCAAAGGTGGAGAGAAAAGAGGCGGCCGAGCTTCCACCTCCAAAGCTCCCCCCAAAGAGGCCAAGTCTCTACCGTCCAGGCGATCTGGACGCAACAGTAAAAGCCAGGAAGAGGCTCCCGTCTCCGACCCGTCGTCCCCGCCGCAGTCCAACTCATCGGACGGCGACTCGTCCACCGGCCGGTCCGCCAAGCCGGGCAGGACTTCACAGGCGCCGGCCAAGAGGAAGGGCAAACAGGTAACAAACCGAAAGGCCAGTGGAAAACGGAAAGCCACAACAAGGAGAAAAAAGTCCCCCGAAGTCGTAAGCAGCCCGGCAGCAagcgaggaggaggaagagggtgaTGGATGTGACAACATGACGACGAAGGTGGAGGAAGGGGACAAATCTGATCAGGAACAAGATTTGAAACCCTCAGAGCAGCAGCCGTCTGATGCAGAAGGGAGCCTCAATGAAGACCAGGACGGGTTCAACTCTGCCGATGAGAGAGGAGGCGCCGAGCCCTCGAGTAACGACGTGGGACAGGACAGCGACGAGACTCAGGAACAATTCAACCAACACCAACTGAAACCAGGTAAGGGGGACGATGACATGTCTTGTCCCTCGGACTCGGCTCCTTACAGCCCCGGCTCATGCTCTGACGGAGACCAGAgcaagagggaggaggaagagccGGCAAGCCCCATCTCCTCTGGAGGAAAGGACTCTGAGGACAGGGCTTCACCGTCCCCCTCGGACTCTGAGAACGCTCTGCAGGTCCACGATGCGATGTCTCCACAACGTGACGAGCAGCCCGAGCAGGATGAGGACATGGAGCTTTGTGCAGAGTCCGAAGAAGCCAACAATGAAGCGTCTCCAAAGGAAGCGATGGCTGAATCATGTGAGGATTCCCCACAACCAGCTTCCCCCTCTGCCGGAGAGTCGGAGGATGATTCGGCCGTCCCAGACTCCAAAGCCTCCGAGGACGCTGACGTAAAACCTGCTGGATCAGAAGAGCCACCCGTAGTGGACAGCCCTGGGGAAGGAACCAAGGAGGACAGTCCATCCAAGGATGACACCAAAGTCATCCCCATGGACTGCAGTTCACCCACGAGCGACCATGGCAGCAGTCCCATTTTGGAACTCCCGAAGGAGAGCGCTGCCTCCGCCGCTGCAGAACCTCCTGCGGCTGTAGGCCGAGTCACCAAAGACGAAAACTACAAGGAGCAACCGGAAAGAGAAAGGAGCCAAGAGAGGAAGAATGGCAGGCAGCGGCGCTCTCGCTTCCACTCCCCAACCTCCAAGTGGTCACCCAAGAGGGAGTCCAAGCGAGAACCATCCAGGCGCTCACGCTCACGGTCCAGAGAACCATCCAGGCGCTCACGGTCCAGAGAACCATCCAGGCGCTCACGCTCACGGTCCAGAGAACCATCCAGGCGCTCCCGGTCCAGAGAACGTGACGGCAGCCCGCCCTCGAGCCGCTCGTCCCGTGCCCgcagcagagaaagagacagggaaCGGGATGGCGAGAGAGACCATTCTAAGAGGGAACGTAGTcgcgagaggaggagaaggcgaTCCAAGAGTCGCTCAAAGTCCAAGTCTCGGTCTAGATCACGATCCAGAACGAGATCCTACAGACGAGGGCCCAGCCCCGATCGGCCAGCTTCCAGAGAGCAGTCTCCCCAGAGGAAGGAGCGACGCGGCGGCTGGAGGTCTGGGCAGGGCAGTGGGTCTGGTGGCGAGGGACAGAGGCATCACGGAGGCGCTGGGCGCTTTGAAAACGGTGGGCCCACAGAAAGTTCCCCTGAACGCCAAGCCTGGTCAGAAAATCCCGACTGGGTTACCGAAAAGACTCGTGAGGTCGGCGCCAGCTCACGCTGGGAAGACCGCAACAGTGGCGGGAACAGAGGAGAGTCACGGGGCCGCGGAGGGTTTGAACGCGGCCGGGGCGCAGGGCGGGGCGGCGCCGGCGGCAACCGTAGCTTTTTCAACCAGCAGGAGGAAACGGCTGACAGCCGCTGGCAGCCCCGAAACAACTTCTCAGGTACAGGCAACGTTTCAGGGAATGACGCGTACAGCCGCTTCAACGAGAACCGGGGCGGTGGCCGGAGGAAAGAGTCGGACCCAGGAGACTACGACCGGTCAGGCTGGTCATCGGCATCCAGCTGGGCTGTCAGGAGGACACTTCCCGCGGACGTTCAGGATTATTACtccaagagggagagaggaggaccAGGAGGCTGGAGCcgacaggaggaggagcagcctggggcagcagcagcatcag ATCCCCCTAAAAGCGAGCCTCCTCCCCAGGCGGTCCCAGGCAACGCTCCGGTGCCTGTGATGAACGTGATTCCCGCTCAGCTGAATGTTCTTCACCATCACTACCCCATGCAGGGCCCGCGAGGAGCCCTGCCGGtcagcctgcagcctgcagcgcCGTACGCCATGCCCCCTCAGGTCCCTGTGCACCTCCACCCCGCCGTACCACTGCTTCAGGTCCCGGCTGTTGGTGCTCAGGGCCTCccgccccctccccccccacctccacccATGCATCAAGGAAGCCTGACAGCAGCAGCTCAGCCTGATGGCTACACCACACAG ATGGCAAGTACAATGATGGGTTATGGGAAACCTGGCCTTCTTCCCACCCCGACCAAAGCTGGTGTTGCTGTGGCGACCCATGGCCAGTCGGCGCCCAGCCAGGTGCTACCATCCTCTACAACTCAGCCTGGCCAGCATTACAAGGCTCAAGCTGACAgctccaaaaaagaaaag AAACAACAGATCCAAGAGAAAGCTGTAAACGAAGTGAAGAATGCCATCAAACCCTATTACCAAAAGAAGGAAATCACAAAGGACGAGTACAAGGAGATTGTCCGCAAAGCGGTAGAAAAG GTGTGTCATAGCAAGAGTGGTGAGGTGAACTCCAGTAAGGTGGCCAACCTGGTGAAGGCCTACGTGGACAAATACAAGCACGCCCGCAAGAAGTGA